The following proteins are encoded in a genomic region of Thermogemmatispora onikobensis:
- a CDS encoding enoyl-CoA hydratase-related protein, with protein sequence MTNYQYVLYEKKDHVAYVTINRPEVMNALHAAANQELTAVFRDFVADEAAWVAILTGAGERAFCAGNDLKATAEATARGEAPLTSRQQQDGEPVYFGGLIGLHCPKPIIAAVNGVAAGGGFELALACDLIIAAEQARFALPEPRVGLIAAAGGMHRLPQQLPLKIAMGLLLTGKWLSAQEAAHYGLVNEVVPLERLRETAERWAAEILECSPLSVRLTKESVLAGLGRPIEEAMAADQERLRLLLASEDFREGPRAFVEKRKPQWKGR encoded by the coding sequence GTGACGAACTATCAATATGTGCTCTACGAGAAGAAAGATCATGTCGCCTATGTAACCATCAATCGCCCCGAGGTGATGAACGCCCTCCACGCCGCGGCCAACCAGGAGCTGACGGCGGTCTTCCGCGACTTTGTGGCCGATGAAGCGGCCTGGGTGGCCATCCTGACCGGAGCGGGCGAGCGCGCTTTCTGCGCCGGCAACGACCTGAAGGCAACGGCAGAGGCGACCGCCCGTGGCGAGGCACCCCTGACGAGTCGCCAGCAGCAGGATGGGGAGCCGGTCTATTTCGGCGGACTGATCGGGCTGCACTGCCCGAAGCCGATCATTGCCGCCGTCAATGGCGTCGCCGCCGGCGGCGGTTTCGAGCTGGCCCTGGCTTGCGACCTGATCATCGCTGCCGAGCAGGCCCGCTTTGCCTTGCCGGAGCCGCGCGTTGGCCTGATCGCCGCCGCCGGTGGCATGCACCGCCTGCCGCAGCAGCTTCCGCTCAAGATCGCGATGGGCCTGCTTCTGACGGGCAAGTGGCTCTCCGCCCAGGAGGCCGCTCACTACGGCCTGGTGAATGAGGTGGTGCCGCTGGAACGCCTGCGCGAAACGGCGGAGCGCTGGGCCGCTGAGATCCTGGAGTGCTCTCCTTTGAGCGTGCGCCTGACCAAAGAGTCGGTGCTGGCCGGCCTGGGACGCCCAATCGAGGAGGCGATGGCTGCCGACCAGGAACGGCTGCGCCTCCTGCTGGCCTCCGAGGACTTCCGCGAGGGGCCGCGCGCCTTCGTCGAGAAGCGGAAGCCTCAATGGAAGGGACGCTAG
- a CDS encoding MvdC/MvdD family ATP grasp protein — protein sequence MEPYVLILSYPGDSTARRVQHALQRCGCAALVLDTAAFPQAVTLAALLRDASWSGSFCYQGKRYDLEAIRSIYVRRPHHYQVREDFPELIQLFLENEAYRGFGGVLRSLDCLWVNSLDAQRRASFKPLQLKLAQEVGLRVPATLITNDPGAVRSFFFEVCHEQMIYKTLHGNFLPGGGDRYHLIFTSRVGRERLAELEQVRLTAHLFQPLIEKAYEVRATVIGQALLAVRIDSQELEAARLDWRAACYQVRYRPYSLPEAVARRCVALVQRLGLVFGALDLIVTPEGDYVFLECNPGGQWEWLEVETGLPFAATIAQVLSSGKEGLALPCEGPLVQLQ from the coding sequence ATGGAACCATACGTCCTTATCCTTAGCTACCCAGGCGACAGCACTGCCCGGCGCGTCCAACATGCTTTACAGCGCTGCGGCTGCGCGGCCCTTGTGCTCGATACGGCGGCCTTCCCCCAGGCGGTCACCCTGGCTGCCCTCTTGCGTGATGCCAGCTGGAGCGGCTCCTTTTGCTACCAGGGCAAGCGCTATGACCTGGAGGCCATTCGTAGCATCTATGTGCGTCGCCCCCATCACTATCAGGTGCGTGAGGACTTTCCTGAGCTGATCCAGCTCTTCCTTGAGAATGAAGCCTATCGTGGCTTCGGAGGCGTGCTACGCAGCCTTGACTGCCTGTGGGTCAACTCCCTGGACGCCCAGCGGCGCGCCAGTTTCAAACCCCTTCAGCTCAAGCTCGCCCAGGAGGTCGGCCTGCGCGTACCGGCAACCCTCATTACCAACGACCCCGGCGCCGTGCGCAGCTTCTTCTTCGAGGTCTGCCATGAGCAGATGATCTACAAGACCCTGCATGGCAACTTTCTGCCCGGCGGCGGCGACCGCTATCATCTGATTTTTACCAGTCGGGTCGGGCGCGAGCGGCTGGCCGAACTGGAGCAGGTGCGCCTGACGGCCCATCTCTTCCAGCCGCTCATCGAGAAAGCCTACGAGGTGCGCGCCACTGTTATCGGCCAGGCGCTGCTGGCTGTCCGCATTGACTCGCAAGAGCTGGAGGCGGCACGCCTTGACTGGCGAGCAGCCTGCTATCAGGTACGCTATCGGCCTTATAGCCTGCCCGAGGCCGTGGCCAGGCGCTGTGTCGCGCTCGTGCAGCGGCTGGGCCTGGTCTTTGGGGCGCTCGACCTGATCGTGACCCCCGAGGGCGACTACGTCTTTCTGGAGTGTAATCCGGGTGGGCAGTGGGAATGGCTGGAGGTGGAGACGGGCCTGCCTTTTGCGGCAACCATTGCCCAGGTGCTCAGCTCTGGCAAGGAGGGCCTTGCCCTTCCCTGCGAGGGGCCACTGGTGCAGTTACAATGA
- a CDS encoding alpha/beta hydrolase: MDLTRVYDPELLPPLEIFLSQPQLNWENLPASRALLQEAMQQVKASFPDSPNILKEDHQVPGPEGAPAVPVRLYRPKGEPAPLPGLLWIHGGGYVIGSVEQDDLLAQHLAESVGCLVASVDYRLAPERPFPAGVEDCYAALKWLATHADELAVDRTRLAIAGASAGGGLTAALALLTRDRGEVPLVFQLLIYPMLDDRDATRSTELFAEAPIWNREDNRRGWRAYLGEAAGGPTVSPYAAAARAQDLRGLPPAFMAVGAAEIFLDEDVDYALRLAHAGVPVELQVYPRAYHAWDGIAPASRLAQQFVANRDRALREALHPRNQARAQQG; the protein is encoded by the coding sequence ATGGATCTGACCCGTGTCTACGACCCTGAATTGCTGCCTCCCCTGGAGATCTTCCTCTCTCAGCCGCAACTGAACTGGGAGAACCTGCCGGCCTCGCGCGCGCTGCTGCAGGAGGCGATGCAGCAGGTTAAGGCCAGCTTCCCCGATTCGCCCAATATTCTGAAAGAAGACCACCAGGTCCCAGGCCCAGAGGGGGCGCCCGCGGTACCCGTGCGCCTCTACCGCCCCAAGGGCGAGCCGGCTCCTCTGCCTGGCCTGCTCTGGATTCATGGCGGTGGCTACGTGATCGGCAGCGTCGAGCAGGATGACTTGCTGGCCCAGCACCTGGCCGAGAGCGTCGGCTGCCTGGTGGCTTCGGTCGACTATCGCCTGGCCCCCGAGCGTCCTTTCCCGGCAGGAGTAGAGGACTGCTATGCGGCGCTGAAATGGCTGGCCACGCACGCCGATGAGCTGGCGGTCGATCGCACGCGCCTGGCCATCGCTGGCGCCAGCGCCGGCGGCGGCCTGACCGCGGCCCTGGCTCTGCTCACCCGTGATCGCGGCGAGGTGCCGCTGGTCTTCCAACTGCTGATTTACCCGATGCTCGACGATCGCGATGCGACGCGCTCGACGGAGCTGTTCGCGGAGGCCCCGATCTGGAACCGCGAGGATAACCGCCGCGGCTGGAGGGCCTACCTGGGCGAGGCAGCAGGCGGTCCCACAGTCTCACCCTACGCGGCGGCGGCCCGGGCCCAGGATCTGCGCGGTCTGCCTCCGGCGTTTATGGCCGTCGGCGCGGCAGAGATCTTCCTCGACGAGGACGTCGACTACGCGCTGCGTCTGGCGCACGCCGGCGTGCCCGTCGAGCTGCAGGTCTACCCACGCGCTTATCACGCCTGGGATGGTATCGCCCCCGCTTCGCGCCTGGCCCAGCAGTTCGTGGCCAACCGCGATCGGGCCTTGCGCGAGGCCCTGCATCCACGCAACCAGGCCCGCGCTCAGCAAGGTTAA
- a CDS encoding thiolase family protein produces MSIKGKCAIAGLGMTAMGKIYGRSASDFAIEAVELALQDAGLTKAEVDGLLINANLSREMQLGLQTALGLENLRLLNVMSAYGATAGTLIQYATMAIIHGLANVVVLVFADAPLKPTRGAGAAYGADLLSLQGMEGLLAAYGIFGPIPGYALAARRHMHLFGTTSEQLGAIAIAQRRWAQMNPAAQMRTPLTMEEYLASRYVVEPLRLYDCCLVSNGGIAVVITSAERARQLRQPPVYILGLGQAAPGGDERTDREPGIYTGAKQSGEIALRMAGIELKDIDICEIYDCYTYTVLVTLEDYGFCAKGEGGAFVADGKLGPGGSLPTNTGGGQLSAYYMWGFTPLSEAIIQARGQAGERQVPKHDLILVSGNGGILQYHSTTILGTQPG; encoded by the coding sequence ATGAGCATCAAAGGCAAATGTGCCATTGCCGGCCTGGGCATGACGGCAATGGGCAAAATCTACGGGCGCAGCGCCAGCGACTTCGCCATTGAGGCCGTTGAGCTGGCCCTGCAGGATGCCGGTCTGACGAAGGCCGAGGTCGATGGCCTTCTGATCAACGCCAATCTCTCACGCGAGATGCAGCTCGGACTACAGACGGCGCTGGGCCTGGAGAATCTGCGCCTGCTCAACGTTATGAGCGCCTACGGAGCCACCGCGGGTACGCTGATCCAGTATGCGACGATGGCCATCATCCACGGCCTGGCCAATGTTGTGGTGCTGGTTTTTGCCGACGCCCCTCTCAAGCCAACGCGGGGCGCTGGCGCCGCCTACGGGGCCGATCTGCTCTCGTTGCAGGGCATGGAGGGTCTGCTGGCGGCCTACGGCATCTTCGGTCCCATTCCTGGCTACGCCCTGGCCGCGCGGCGCCACATGCACCTCTTTGGCACTACCAGCGAACAGCTTGGCGCGATCGCCATTGCTCAACGGCGTTGGGCCCAGATGAATCCTGCCGCCCAGATGCGAACGCCGCTGACAATGGAGGAGTATCTGGCCTCGCGCTATGTCGTCGAGCCATTGCGCCTCTACGACTGCTGTCTGGTCTCTAACGGCGGCATCGCCGTGGTGATCACCTCTGCCGAACGCGCCCGCCAGCTGCGCCAGCCGCCGGTCTACATTCTCGGTCTGGGGCAGGCCGCCCCCGGCGGCGATGAGCGCACCGACCGGGAGCCTGGCATCTATACGGGAGCAAAGCAGTCGGGCGAGATAGCCCTGCGCATGGCCGGTATCGAGCTGAAGGATATCGATATCTGCGAGATCTACGATTGCTACACCTATACGGTGCTGGTGACGCTGGAGGACTACGGCTTCTGCGCCAAAGGCGAGGGCGGGGCCTTTGTGGCCGACGGCAAGCTGGGGCCTGGCGGATCGCTGCCGACCAATACGGGCGGCGGCCAGCTCTCGGCGTACTATATGTGGGGCTTTACGCCGCTCTCAGAGGCGATCATCCAGGCGCGGGGCCAGGCTGGCGAGCGCCAGGTACCCAAACACGACCTGATCCTGGTGAGCGGCAACGGCGGCATCTTGCAATATCACTCGACGACGATCCTGGGAACGCAGCCCGGCTGA
- a CDS encoding methyltransferase domain-containing protein, translating into MDDLMAATTEDEERRELVNSIEETRGYPLAPAVRRALLKVSRAHFVPLYCRQEQPGVWTRQEARSLVYRDQALVTKVDELGRPISSSSMPSIMAAMLEALALQPGMRVLEIGTGTGYNAALLAELVAPGGQVVTLDIDEEITALAAERLRLAGYGERVQVVTADGLQGYGPAAPYDRIIATGSYPRIPPAWREQLAPQGIIVGDLLRPLTTPLFRLVKVAPDRLEGRLLRTPAFFMQLREEEPAAPTTVHRIRELASWREQPRREEAETDLESYELLYESAFALWLERHLPGVERRLYPVPGRGLGTGLHWQESLLLLVPAAEGPRPVHWRVEVYGAHPLWSQVLRLREQWLAAGEPSLEDYTLEVAADGTCQLQLNS; encoded by the coding sequence GTGGATGATCTTATGGCGGCAACGACTGAAGACGAGGAGCGTCGAGAGCTAGTGAACAGCATTGAGGAGACGCGCGGCTATCCTCTGGCGCCAGCCGTGCGCCGCGCGCTCCTCAAGGTCTCGCGGGCCCACTTTGTGCCGCTCTACTGTCGGCAAGAGCAGCCCGGCGTTTGGACGCGGCAGGAGGCGCGGTCTCTTGTCTACCGTGATCAGGCCCTGGTGACCAAGGTCGACGAGCTGGGACGCCCGATCTCCTCCTCCAGCATGCCATCGATTATGGCCGCCATGCTGGAAGCCCTGGCGCTACAGCCGGGTATGCGCGTCCTGGAGATTGGGACCGGCACCGGCTACAACGCTGCCCTGCTGGCCGAGCTGGTGGCCCCCGGCGGCCAGGTGGTGACGCTCGATATTGATGAGGAGATCACGGCCCTGGCTGCCGAGCGCCTGCGGCTGGCCGGCTACGGCGAGCGCGTCCAGGTGGTAACCGCTGACGGGCTTCAGGGCTACGGCCCGGCGGCCCCCTATGATCGCATCATCGCGACCGGCAGCTATCCGCGCATCCCGCCGGCCTGGCGCGAGCAACTGGCCCCGCAAGGGATCATCGTGGGCGACCTGCTTCGTCCACTAACGACGCCGCTCTTCCGCCTGGTGAAAGTGGCGCCGGATCGCCTGGAGGGCCGCCTGCTGCGAACGCCAGCCTTCTTTATGCAGCTGCGAGAAGAAGAGCCAGCAGCGCCCACCACGGTCCACCGCATCAGAGAGCTAGCCTCCTGGCGCGAACAGCCGCGCCGGGAGGAGGCTGAGACCGATCTAGAGAGCTACGAGCTGCTCTACGAGTCGGCCTTCGCCCTCTGGCTGGAGCGCCATCTACCGGGCGTTGAGCGCCGTCTCTACCCGGTGCCCGGGCGAGGTCTCGGAACGGGCCTGCACTGGCAAGAGAGCCTCCTGCTTCTGGTGCCTGCCGCCGAGGGACCGCGACCTGTACACTGGCGCGTCGAAGTCTACGGGGCGCACCCTCTCTGGTCGCAGGTCCTGCGACTGCGCGAGCAGTGGCTGGCCGCCGGCGAGCCCTCTCTGGAGGACTACACGCTCGAAGTGGCCGCTGATGGTACCTGCCAGCTCCAGCTCAACAGCTAA